The following DNA comes from Winogradskyella sp. PG-2.
ATATAATTGATTTAGCTCATTAATTGAAACAGCTAATAATTGGGCTTTATCAAAATCGAATAATACATTTTTGAAAGTATAAATTTTATTGGATTTTATTTCTGATTCTTCAACTTCATCCTCTATAACATCCGTTTCTTCTTTTTCTAGAACTTCAATTGAAACATCATCTATATAATAGTATGAAAAGAAAAGTGTGCTAATTGACAATACCTGTTGCTTTTTAGTTTTAGGATTTCTATAAAAATTACCTATTGAAAAATAACTTTCATAGCCTTCAGCTGTAAATTCAAATGAATATTCTTTCCAAGTTTTTTTATCAGAAAAGTAAACGTCTTCCGAATTAGAATACATTTTAAACTTTTCCTTAGTTGCTTTTGTAGGTTTTATTGCCTTTTCGCAACTATTAGATTTATAACAAGGTTTTAAGCGTTCTTCAGTAATTAAAACCTGAATATCTTTTAAAGCATACGAAGATTTGTCTGCCAAACTCAAATAAAATACCATCCTATATCTTTTACCTTTAATTAAAGTTTTAGATAACTTTCCTTGAACATATTCTCTGTAGTTTTTATCAGTGTAAACATAAATACCTGCATAATTATTTCCTGATTTTGGCTTTTGATATCCATTATAATTTTTGATGCCAGTTTTCTCATTTTCAATACATTAGCTAAAAAAGTCTGTCGAACCCATATTTGGTATTGACCAATCCGAAACACTGTTAGCAAACATGCCTATCTGCCAAGGACATTCGTTATTAGCTTCAAAACTTGGATTAAGCACTAAGTTTTGTGCAAATAAAAAACAGTTTATAATAAGAAAATAAATAGTGGTTAGTTGTTTCATGTTTAGTCAACGACACGATTATATTTTTATTCTTTGATGTCTTTCAATTTTAGTTGTAAACTTATTTTACCGTTCCAATGGTTTTCATCAATCGAATAGGTAATACTGAAAGGCCTTTTACTTTTGATAACATCTATTTTATCACCCAATCCAAAACCAATGCAAGCAATTTTATCATTAAAGGATTGTGTCGCTGTAAGTCGTATATGTTTATCATCTTCACCAACACATTTTCCCCAACCTGTATCTTTTACCCCTTGAGA
Coding sequences within:
- a CDS encoding OmpA family protein, which gives rise to MVFYLSLADKSSYALKDIQVLITEERLKPCYKSNSCEKAIKPTKATKEKFKMYSNSEDVYFSDKKTWKEYSFEFTAEGYESYFSIGNFYRNPKTKKQQVLSISTLFFSYYYIDDVSIEVLEKEETDVIEDEVEESEIKSNKIYTFKNVLFDFDKAQLLAVSINELNQLYRHLKDNQTLNIEIYGHTDNVGLDTRNKELSEQRAKAVSDYLISQGLNSSRVQFIGFGSSKPISGNDTEQGRQLNRRVEFKLIES